The proteins below are encoded in one region of Manis javanica isolate MJ-LG chromosome 8, MJ_LKY, whole genome shotgun sequence:
- the VPS18 gene encoding vacuolar protein sorting-associated protein 18 homolog isoform X1, whose product MASILDEYEDSLSRSAVLQPGCPSVGIPHSGYVNAQLEKEVPIFTKQRIDFTPSERITSLVVSCNQLCMSLGKDTLLRIDLGKANEPNHVELGRKDDARVHKMFLDHTGSHLLIALSSTEVLYVNRNGQKVRPLARWKGQLVESVGWNKALGTESSTGPILVGTAQGQIFEAELSASEGGLFGPAPDLYFRPLYVLNEEGGPAPVCSLEAERGLDGRGFVIATTRQRLFQFIGRAAEGAEAQGFSGLFAAYADHPPPFREFPSSLGYSELAFYTPKLRSAPRAFAWMMGDGVLYGALDCGRPDSLLSEERVWEYPEGVGPGASPPLAIVLTQFHFLLLLADRVEAVCTLTGQVVLRDHFLEKFGPLKHMVKDSSTGHVWAYTERAVFRYHVQREARDVWRTYLDMNRFDLAKEYCRERPDCLDTVLAREADFCFRQRRYLESARCYALTQSYFEEIALKFLEARQEEALTEFLQRKLASLKPAERTQATLLTTWLTELYLSRLGALQGDPEALNLYRETRERFRAFLSSPRHKEWLFASRASIHELLASHGDTEHMVYFAVIMQDYERVVAYHCQHEAYEEALAVLARHRDPQLFYKFSPILIRHIPCELVDAWIELGSRLDARQLIPALVNYSQGGEAQQVSQAIRYMEFCVNVLGETEQAIHNYLLSLYARGQPASLLAYLEQAGASPHRVHYDLKYALRLCAEHGHHRACVHVYKVLELYEEAVDLALQVDVDLAKQCADLPEEDEELRKKLWLKIARHVVQEEEDVQTAMACLASCPLLKIEDVLPFFPDFVTIDHFKEAICSSLKAYNHHIQELQREMEEATASAQRIRRDLQELRGRYGTVEPQDKCATCDFPLLNRPFYLFLCGHMFHADCLLQAVRPGLPAYKQARLEELQRKLGAAPPPAKGSSRAKEAEGGAAAGGPSREQLKADLDELVAAECVYCGELMIRSIDRPFIDPQRYKEEHLSWL is encoded by the exons ATGGCGTCCATCCTGGATGAATACGAGGATTCCCTGTCCCGGTCGGCAGTCTTGCAGCCCGGCTGCCCTAGCGTGGGCATTCCCCACTCAG GGTATGTGAATGCCCAGTTAGAGAAGGAGGTGCCCATCTTCACGAAGCAGCGCATTGACTTTACCCCATCTGAGCGTATCACCAGTCTTGTTGTCTCCTGCAATCAGCTCTGCATGAGCCTGGGCAAGGATACACTGCTCCG CATTGACTTGGGCAAGGCAAATGAGCCCAACCATGTGGAGCTGGGGCGGAAGGATGATGCCAGAGTTCACAAAATGTTCCTGGACCACACTG GCTCTCACCTGCTGATTGCTCTGAGCAGCACTGAGGTCCTCTATGTGAACCGTAATGGACAGAAGGTACGGCCACTGGCACGCTGGAAGGGGCAGCTGGTGGAGAGTGTGGGCTGGAACAAGGCCCTGGGCACCGAGAGCAGCACAGGCCCCATCCTGGTCGGCACTGCCCAAGGCCAGATCTTCGAAGCAGAGCTCTCAGCCAGCGAGGGTGGGCTTTTCGGCCCTGCCCCGGATCTCTACTTTCGTCCACTGTATGTGCTAAATGAAGAAGGGGGTCCAGCTCCTGTGTGTTCCCTTGAGGCTGAGCGTGGCCTGGATGGGCGTGGTTTCGTAATTGCCACCACTCGGCAACGCCTCTTCCAGTTCATAGGCCGAGCAGCAGAGGGAGCTGAGGCCCAGGGCTTCTCGGGGCTCTTCGCTGCCTACGCTGACCACCCACCCCCATTCCGTGAGTTCCCCAGCAGTCTGGGCTATAGCGAGTTGGCTTTCTATACTCCTAAGTTGCGCTCTGCACCCCGGGCCTTTGCCTGGATGATGGGGGATGGTGTGTTGTATGGAGCGTTGGACTGCGGGCGGCCTGACTCCCTCCTAAGTGAGGAGCGAGTCTGGGAGTACCCAGAAGGGGTAGGTCCTGGGGCCAGCCCACCCCTGGCCATCGTCTTGACCCAGTTCCACTTCCTGCTGCTACTGGCAGACCGGGTGGAGGCAGTGTGCACACTGACGGGACAGGTGGTGCTGCGGGATCACTTCCTGGAGAAATTTGGACCACTGAAGCACATGGTGAAGGACTCCTCCACGGGCCACGTGTGGGCCTACACAGAGCGGGCTGTCTTCCGCTACCATGTGCAGCGAGAGGCCCGGGATGTCTGGCGCACTTACCTGGACATGAACCGTTTTGACTTGGCCAAAGAGTATTGTCGAGAGCGGCCTGACTGCCTGGACACTGTCCTTGCCCGGGAGGCTGATTTTTGCTTTCGCCAGCGTCGTTACCTGGAAAGTGCCCGCTGCTATGCCCTTACCCAGAGCTACTTTGAGGAGATTGCCCTCAAGTTCTTGGAGGCCCGACAGGAGGAGGCTCTGACTGAGTTCTTGCAGCGAAAACTGGCCAGTTTGAAGCCAGCCGAGCGTACCCAGGCCACACTGCTTACCACCTGGCTGACAGAGCTCTATCTGAGCAGGCTCGGAGCTCTGCAGGGTGACCCAGAGGCCCTGAACCTCTACCGGGAAACACGGGAGCGCTTCCGTGCCTTCCTCAGCAGCCCCCGCCACAAGGAGTGGCTCTTTGCCAGTCGGGCCTCCATCCATGAGCTGCTTGCCAGCCACGGGGACACGGAACacatggtgtactttgctgtgaTCATGCAGGACTATGAACGGGTGGTGGCGTACCACTGCCAGCATGAAGCCTATGAGGAGGCCCTGGCTGTTCTTGCCCGCCACCGTGACCCCCAGCTCTTCTACAAGTTTTCACCAATCCTCATCCGTCACATCCCATGTGAGCTGGTGGATGCTTGGATTGAGCTGGGTAGCCGGCTGGATGCTCGGCAGCTCATTCCTGCCCTGGTGAACTATAGTCAGGGGGGTGAGGCCCAGCAGGTGAGCCAGGCCATCCGCTACATGGAATTCTGTGTGAATGTGCTGGGCGAGACTGAGCAGGCTATTCACAATTACCTGCTATCGCTGTATGCTCGAGGCCAGCCAGCCTCATTGCTGGCCTACCTTGAGCAGGCTGGTGCCAGCCCACACCGTGTGCATTATGACCTCAAGTATGCGCTGCGGCTCTGTGCTGAACATGGCCACCACCGTGCTTGTGTCCATGTTTATAAGGTCCTGGAGCTGTATGAGGAGGCTGTGGACTTGGCCTTGCAG GTGGATGTGGACCTGGCCAAGCAGTGTGCTGACTTGCCTGAGGAAGATGAGGAACTGCGCAAGAAGCTGTGGTTGAAGATTGCCCGGCATGTGGTGCAGGAGGAGGAAGATGTGCAAACAGCCATGGCCTGCCTGGCCAGCTGCCCCCTGCTCAAGATTGAGGATGTCCTGCCCTTCTTTCCTGACTTTGTCACAATAGACCACTTCAAGGAGGCGATCTGCAGCTCACTTAAGGCCTACAACCACCACATCCAGGAGCTACAGCGGGAGATGGAAGAGGCCACAGCCAGTGCCCAGCGCATCCGACGGGACCTGCAGGAGCTGCGGGGCCGCTATGGCACCGTGGAGCCCCAAGACAAATGTGCTACCTGTGACTTTCCCCTGCTCAATCGCCCTTTTTACCTTTTCCTCTGTGGCCACATGTTCCATGCTGACTGTTTGCTGCAGGCTGTGAGGCCTGGCCTGCCAGCCTATAAGCAGGCCCGGCTGGAGGAGCTGCAGCGGAAGCTGGGGGCTGCTCCACCCCCTGCTAAGGGCTCTTCCCGGGCAAAGGAGGCCGAGGGTGGGGCTGCTGCTGGGGGTCCCAGCCGGGAGCAGCTCAAGGCTGACCTAGATGAACTGGTGGCAGCTGAGTGTGTGTACTGTGGGGAACTGATGATCCGCTCTATCGACAGACCCTTCATTGACCCCCAGCGCTACAAGGAGGAGCATCTCAGCTGGCTGTAG
- the VPS18 gene encoding vacuolar protein sorting-associated protein 18 homolog isoform X2 — MFLDHTGSHLLIALSSTEVLYVNRNGQKVRPLARWKGQLVESVGWNKALGTESSTGPILVGTAQGQIFEAELSASEGGLFGPAPDLYFRPLYVLNEEGGPAPVCSLEAERGLDGRGFVIATTRQRLFQFIGRAAEGAEAQGFSGLFAAYADHPPPFREFPSSLGYSELAFYTPKLRSAPRAFAWMMGDGVLYGALDCGRPDSLLSEERVWEYPEGVGPGASPPLAIVLTQFHFLLLLADRVEAVCTLTGQVVLRDHFLEKFGPLKHMVKDSSTGHVWAYTERAVFRYHVQREARDVWRTYLDMNRFDLAKEYCRERPDCLDTVLAREADFCFRQRRYLESARCYALTQSYFEEIALKFLEARQEEALTEFLQRKLASLKPAERTQATLLTTWLTELYLSRLGALQGDPEALNLYRETRERFRAFLSSPRHKEWLFASRASIHELLASHGDTEHMVYFAVIMQDYERVVAYHCQHEAYEEALAVLARHRDPQLFYKFSPILIRHIPCELVDAWIELGSRLDARQLIPALVNYSQGGEAQQVSQAIRYMEFCVNVLGETEQAIHNYLLSLYARGQPASLLAYLEQAGASPHRVHYDLKYALRLCAEHGHHRACVHVYKVLELYEEAVDLALQVDVDLAKQCADLPEEDEELRKKLWLKIARHVVQEEEDVQTAMACLASCPLLKIEDVLPFFPDFVTIDHFKEAICSSLKAYNHHIQELQREMEEATASAQRIRRDLQELRGRYGTVEPQDKCATCDFPLLNRPFYLFLCGHMFHADCLLQAVRPGLPAYKQARLEELQRKLGAAPPPAKGSSRAKEAEGGAAAGGPSREQLKADLDELVAAECVYCGELMIRSIDRPFIDPQRYKEEHLSWL, encoded by the exons ATGTTCCTGGACCACACTG GCTCTCACCTGCTGATTGCTCTGAGCAGCACTGAGGTCCTCTATGTGAACCGTAATGGACAGAAGGTACGGCCACTGGCACGCTGGAAGGGGCAGCTGGTGGAGAGTGTGGGCTGGAACAAGGCCCTGGGCACCGAGAGCAGCACAGGCCCCATCCTGGTCGGCACTGCCCAAGGCCAGATCTTCGAAGCAGAGCTCTCAGCCAGCGAGGGTGGGCTTTTCGGCCCTGCCCCGGATCTCTACTTTCGTCCACTGTATGTGCTAAATGAAGAAGGGGGTCCAGCTCCTGTGTGTTCCCTTGAGGCTGAGCGTGGCCTGGATGGGCGTGGTTTCGTAATTGCCACCACTCGGCAACGCCTCTTCCAGTTCATAGGCCGAGCAGCAGAGGGAGCTGAGGCCCAGGGCTTCTCGGGGCTCTTCGCTGCCTACGCTGACCACCCACCCCCATTCCGTGAGTTCCCCAGCAGTCTGGGCTATAGCGAGTTGGCTTTCTATACTCCTAAGTTGCGCTCTGCACCCCGGGCCTTTGCCTGGATGATGGGGGATGGTGTGTTGTATGGAGCGTTGGACTGCGGGCGGCCTGACTCCCTCCTAAGTGAGGAGCGAGTCTGGGAGTACCCAGAAGGGGTAGGTCCTGGGGCCAGCCCACCCCTGGCCATCGTCTTGACCCAGTTCCACTTCCTGCTGCTACTGGCAGACCGGGTGGAGGCAGTGTGCACACTGACGGGACAGGTGGTGCTGCGGGATCACTTCCTGGAGAAATTTGGACCACTGAAGCACATGGTGAAGGACTCCTCCACGGGCCACGTGTGGGCCTACACAGAGCGGGCTGTCTTCCGCTACCATGTGCAGCGAGAGGCCCGGGATGTCTGGCGCACTTACCTGGACATGAACCGTTTTGACTTGGCCAAAGAGTATTGTCGAGAGCGGCCTGACTGCCTGGACACTGTCCTTGCCCGGGAGGCTGATTTTTGCTTTCGCCAGCGTCGTTACCTGGAAAGTGCCCGCTGCTATGCCCTTACCCAGAGCTACTTTGAGGAGATTGCCCTCAAGTTCTTGGAGGCCCGACAGGAGGAGGCTCTGACTGAGTTCTTGCAGCGAAAACTGGCCAGTTTGAAGCCAGCCGAGCGTACCCAGGCCACACTGCTTACCACCTGGCTGACAGAGCTCTATCTGAGCAGGCTCGGAGCTCTGCAGGGTGACCCAGAGGCCCTGAACCTCTACCGGGAAACACGGGAGCGCTTCCGTGCCTTCCTCAGCAGCCCCCGCCACAAGGAGTGGCTCTTTGCCAGTCGGGCCTCCATCCATGAGCTGCTTGCCAGCCACGGGGACACGGAACacatggtgtactttgctgtgaTCATGCAGGACTATGAACGGGTGGTGGCGTACCACTGCCAGCATGAAGCCTATGAGGAGGCCCTGGCTGTTCTTGCCCGCCACCGTGACCCCCAGCTCTTCTACAAGTTTTCACCAATCCTCATCCGTCACATCCCATGTGAGCTGGTGGATGCTTGGATTGAGCTGGGTAGCCGGCTGGATGCTCGGCAGCTCATTCCTGCCCTGGTGAACTATAGTCAGGGGGGTGAGGCCCAGCAGGTGAGCCAGGCCATCCGCTACATGGAATTCTGTGTGAATGTGCTGGGCGAGACTGAGCAGGCTATTCACAATTACCTGCTATCGCTGTATGCTCGAGGCCAGCCAGCCTCATTGCTGGCCTACCTTGAGCAGGCTGGTGCCAGCCCACACCGTGTGCATTATGACCTCAAGTATGCGCTGCGGCTCTGTGCTGAACATGGCCACCACCGTGCTTGTGTCCATGTTTATAAGGTCCTGGAGCTGTATGAGGAGGCTGTGGACTTGGCCTTGCAG GTGGATGTGGACCTGGCCAAGCAGTGTGCTGACTTGCCTGAGGAAGATGAGGAACTGCGCAAGAAGCTGTGGTTGAAGATTGCCCGGCATGTGGTGCAGGAGGAGGAAGATGTGCAAACAGCCATGGCCTGCCTGGCCAGCTGCCCCCTGCTCAAGATTGAGGATGTCCTGCCCTTCTTTCCTGACTTTGTCACAATAGACCACTTCAAGGAGGCGATCTGCAGCTCACTTAAGGCCTACAACCACCACATCCAGGAGCTACAGCGGGAGATGGAAGAGGCCACAGCCAGTGCCCAGCGCATCCGACGGGACCTGCAGGAGCTGCGGGGCCGCTATGGCACCGTGGAGCCCCAAGACAAATGTGCTACCTGTGACTTTCCCCTGCTCAATCGCCCTTTTTACCTTTTCCTCTGTGGCCACATGTTCCATGCTGACTGTTTGCTGCAGGCTGTGAGGCCTGGCCTGCCAGCCTATAAGCAGGCCCGGCTGGAGGAGCTGCAGCGGAAGCTGGGGGCTGCTCCACCCCCTGCTAAGGGCTCTTCCCGGGCAAAGGAGGCCGAGGGTGGGGCTGCTGCTGGGGGTCCCAGCCGGGAGCAGCTCAAGGCTGACCTAGATGAACTGGTGGCAGCTGAGTGTGTGTACTGTGGGGAACTGATGATCCGCTCTATCGACAGACCCTTCATTGACCCCCAGCGCTACAAGGAGGAGCATCTCAGCTGGCTGTAG